A region of Thermobifida halotolerans DNA encodes the following proteins:
- a CDS encoding Trm112 family protein, translating to MSTKIDEWLLEILACPKSRAPLRLDEEAGELVCDESGLAYPIRDGIPVLLVDEARRIG from the coding sequence ATGAGCACCAAGATCGACGAGTGGCTGCTGGAGATCCTGGCCTGCCCCAAGAGCAGGGCCCCGCTGCGGCTGGACGAGGAGGCCGGTGAGCTCGTCTGCGACGAGAGCGGCCTGGCCTACCCGATCCGCGACGGGATTCCCGTGCTGCTGGTCGACGAGGCACGCAGGATCGGATAA
- a CDS encoding serine/threonine-protein kinase, which yields MPGPESLQPNDPTSFGEYSVIGRLGRGGQGIVYLARDSEGQKYAVKVLNEQWSQDTDLRKRFEKEVRAAQKVASFCTAAIHEANLDAEPPYVVSEYVEGPDLQEAVAKEGPRKGAALQRLAVSTATALVAIHQAGIVHRDFKPGNVLLGRDGPRVIDFGIARVTDSTATMTNSIVGTPSYMAPEQIAGKNITDKVDVFAWGCVMAFASTGNAPFGADSVPAVVHRVVSAPPDISEVPEQLRQIVADCLDKDPDNRPTAKQLLMRLLGHGTEDEGRVPTSEAVAEGEKRAVGPVAASGPQTPPPHSPPHPTASGPQTPFPHQMHSGPPAPPHTGPQQSPGYHRPAPPMHNPTVTGGVHPNMTGGLPPTMSQRPPLTGPNQGYTGGHPGQRSRPVEDPVLSQGWVLPAVIVTIIVLLLVLLLTAIAQ from the coding sequence ATGCCCGGTCCCGAATCGCTGCAGCCGAACGACCCCACCTCGTTCGGTGAGTACAGCGTGATTGGACGCCTGGGGCGCGGGGGCCAGGGAATCGTCTACCTCGCTCGCGACTCCGAGGGACAGAAGTACGCGGTCAAGGTGCTCAACGAACAGTGGTCGCAAGACACCGACCTGCGTAAACGATTCGAGAAGGAGGTCCGGGCCGCACAGAAGGTGGCCTCCTTCTGCACCGCCGCGATCCATGAGGCCAACCTCGACGCCGAGCCGCCCTACGTGGTCAGCGAGTACGTGGAGGGACCGGACCTGCAGGAGGCGGTGGCCAAGGAGGGGCCGCGCAAGGGAGCGGCCCTGCAGCGCCTGGCCGTGTCCACCGCGACCGCGCTGGTGGCCATCCACCAGGCCGGGATCGTGCACCGCGACTTCAAACCCGGCAACGTGCTCCTGGGCCGCGACGGCCCGCGGGTGATCGACTTCGGTATCGCCCGGGTCACCGACAGCACCGCGACGATGACCAACTCGATCGTCGGCACCCCGTCCTACATGGCGCCGGAGCAGATCGCGGGCAAGAACATCACCGACAAGGTGGACGTGTTCGCCTGGGGCTGTGTCATGGCGTTCGCCTCCACCGGCAACGCGCCCTTCGGCGCGGACAGCGTTCCGGCGGTGGTGCACCGGGTGGTCAGCGCGCCCCCGGACATCAGCGAGGTGCCCGAGCAGTTGCGGCAGATCGTCGCCGACTGCCTCGACAAGGACCCCGACAACCGGCCCACCGCCAAGCAGCTGCTGATGCGGCTGCTCGGCCACGGCACCGAGGACGAGGGGCGGGTGCCCACCTCCGAGGCGGTCGCCGAGGGCGAGAAGCGGGCGGTCGGACCGGTGGCCGCGAGCGGTCCGCAGACCCCTCCTCCCCACTCCCCGCCCCATCCGACGGCCAGCGGCCCGCAGACCCCCTTCCCCCACCAGATGCACTCCGGTCCTCCCGCGCCGCCGCACACCGGGCCGCAGCAGTCCCCCGGCTACCACCGGCCCGCACCGCCGATGCACAACCCCACCGTGACCGGAGGGGTGCATCCGAACATGACGGGCGGGCTGCCCCCCACCATGTCGCAGCGCCCGCCGCTGACCGGCCCCAACCAGGGATACACGGGCGGCCACCCGGGACAGCGGAGCCGGCCGGTGGAGGACCCGGTGCTGTCACAGGGGTGGGTGCTGCCCGCCGTGATCGTCACCATCATCGTCCTGCTGCTCGTCCTGCTGCTCACGGCGATCGCGCAGTAG
- a CDS encoding SIS domain-containing protein: MAFVFEEYRLDDVGTDPALDRGGLLRQTATAAAQVRQARTAALESGIAVLADDGRPRSVVVVGTGVAAFAGTALGVLLGSGCPVPVHTAAGYRLPGWVGAHDLVVAVAAASGQEADPAVRMAVEAVRRGSRLVAVGPRGGPLAGVAEQARAPHVALPVPGEPRTLVWSLLVPLLVTMEQLGVRVATEADFEATAALLEETAHRCRPAADTYANPAKELALALADSLPVVWGATPVAALAARWAAAQFTANVRCPALAAGSPETAWAQAAAMTGPLGPSGPRSIFDDPEDDSGIRMRVLLLRDDQASPEEAADLAAAERAAEEAGVRVSEVAAQGTSPMERLAGLIALTDYATLYLAVAYAVEPLTNTLVVR, translated from the coding sequence ATGGCTTTTGTGTTCGAGGAGTACCGGCTCGACGACGTGGGAACCGATCCCGCTCTCGACCGGGGAGGCCTGCTGCGGCAGACCGCCACGGCCGCGGCCCAGGTGCGCCAGGCCAGGACCGCCGCGCTGGAGTCCGGCATCGCGGTGCTCGCCGACGACGGTCGGCCGCGCTCCGTGGTGGTCGTGGGCACCGGCGTCGCGGCGTTCGCCGGCACCGCGCTGGGCGTGCTGCTCGGCAGCGGCTGCCCGGTCCCGGTGCACACCGCGGCGGGATACCGGCTGCCCGGGTGGGTGGGCGCCCACGACCTCGTCGTCGCCGTGGCGGCCGCATCAGGCCAGGAGGCCGATCCCGCCGTGCGGATGGCGGTCGAGGCCGTACGCCGCGGCAGCCGCCTCGTGGCCGTGGGACCGCGCGGCGGGCCGCTGGCCGGGGTCGCCGAACAGGCCCGGGCCCCCCACGTCGCGCTGCCCGTGCCGGGGGAGCCCCGCACCCTGGTGTGGTCCCTGCTCGTCCCGCTGCTCGTCACGATGGAGCAGCTCGGCGTGCGGGTGGCGACCGAGGCGGACTTCGAGGCGACCGCCGCGCTTCTGGAGGAGACCGCGCACCGCTGCCGTCCCGCCGCCGACACCTACGCCAACCCCGCCAAGGAGTTGGCGTTGGCCCTGGCGGACTCGCTTCCCGTGGTCTGGGGCGCCACCCCGGTGGCGGCGCTGGCCGCCCGGTGGGCGGCGGCCCAGTTCACCGCCAACGTCCGCTGCCCCGCGCTGGCGGCCGGTTCGCCCGAGACCGCCTGGGCGCAGGCGGCCGCGATGACCGGGCCGTTGGGCCCCAGCGGACCGCGCAGTATCTTTGACGACCCGGAGGATGACAGCGGAATCCGCATGCGGGTCCTGCTGCTCCGCGACGACCAGGCCTCGCCCGAGGAGGCCGCGGACCTCGCGGCGGCCGAACGCGCCGCCGAGGAAGCGGGAGTCCGGGTGAGCGAGGTCGCCGCACAGGGCACAAGTCCGATGGAACGTTTGGCCGGTTTGATCGCTCTAACCGATTACGCCACTCTGTATCTCGCAGTGGCTTATGCCGTGGAACCCCTAACAAATACTCTGGTCGTGCGATAG